A genomic window from Bubalus bubalis isolate 160015118507 breed Murrah chromosome X, NDDB_SH_1, whole genome shotgun sequence includes:
- the SERPINA7 gene encoding thyroxine-binding globulin encodes MERFCFLRYASGFLGMCYYLPSKMPLFSLVLLILGLHCAPPNSCEGKITSCLSPQQNATLYKMSSINADFAFNLYRRFTVETPDQNIFFSPVSISAGLAMLSLGACSSTQTQILEGLGFNLTDTPVAEIQQGFQHLICSLNFPKKELELQMGNALFIGKQLKPLEKFLDDVKNLYETEVFSTDFSNISAAQQEINSHVEKQTKGKIVGLIQDLKPNTITVLVNYLCFKAQWANPFDPSKTEEGSSFLVDKTTTVQVPMMHQMEQYYHLVDTELNCTVLQMDYSKNALALFVLPKEGQMEWVEGAMSSKTLKKWNRLLRKGWVDLFVPKFSISATYDLGDILLKMGIQDAFTDNADFSGLTKDNGLKVSNVAHKAMFYIGEKGTEAIPEVRFLNQPETTLLHPIIRFDRSFLLLILEKNTRSILFLGKVVDPTEV; translated from the exons atggaaagattttgcTTTCTGAGATATGCAAGTGGCTTCTTGGGCATGTGCT ATTACCTTCCTTCCAAAATGCCACTGTTCTCTCTGGTTCTCTTGATACTTGGGCTTCATTGTGCACCACCTAACAGCTGTGAAGGCAAAATAACCTCCTGCCTTTCCCCCCAACAAAATGCCACTCTCTATAAGATGTCATCTATCAATGCTGACTTTGCATTCAACCTGTACCGGAGGTTCACTGTGGAGACTCCAGATCAGAACATCTTCTTTTCCCCTGTGAGCATCTCTGCAGGATTGGCCATGCTCTCCCTTGGGGCCTGCTCCAGCACCCAAACTCAAATCCTGGAAGGCTTGGGGTTCAACCTTACAGACACTCCAGTGGCAGAGATCCAGCAGGGCTTCCAGCACCTGATCTGttcactgaattttccaaagAAGGAGCTGGAATTACAGATGGGAAATGCCCTTTTCATTGGGAAGCAGCTGAAACCACTGGAAAAGTTCTTGGATGATGTCAAGAACCTCTATGAGACTGAAGTCTTTTCTACCGACTTCTCCAATATTTCTGCAGCCCAGCAGGAGATCAATAGTCATGTGGAGAAGCAAACCAAGGGGAAAATTGTGGGCCTAATCCAAGACCTCAAACCGAACACCATCACAGTCCTGGTGAACTATCTTTGCTTTAAAG CCCAGTGGGCAAATCCTTTTGATCCATCCAAGACAGAAGAGGGTTCCAGCTTCTTAGTGGACAAGACCACAACAGTGCAAGTGCCCATGATGCACCAGATGGAACAATACTATCACCTGGTGGATACAGAGCTGAACTGCACAGTGCTGCAAATGGACTACAGCAAGAATGCTCTGGCACTCTTTGTCCTTCCCAAGGAGGGTCAGATGGAGTGGGTGGAAGGGGCCATGTCATCTAAAACACTGAAGAAGTGGAACCGCTTACTGCGGAAGGG GTGGGTTGACTTATTTGTTCCAAAGTTTTCCATTTCTGCCACATATGACCTTGGAGACATCCTTCTGAAGATGGGCATCCAGGATGCTTTTACTGACAATGCTGATTTTTCTGGACTCACAAAGGACAATGGTCTTAAAGTTTCCAAT GTTGCCCACAAGGCTATGTTTTACATTGGTGAAAAGGGAACTGAAGCCATTCCTGAAGTCAGATTCCTGAATCAGCCTGAGACAACTCTTCTTCATCCTATCATCCGATTTGATAGATCTTTCCTGTTGTTGATATTGGAGAAAAACACTAGGAGTATTCTCTTTCTAGGGAAAGTTGTGGACCCAACGGAAGTGTAG